One stretch of Musicola paradisiaca NCPPB 2511 DNA includes these proteins:
- a CDS encoding FAD-dependent oxidoreductase: MTGATETSNAVKKAAEAALAQSGADVGRYKQQIAKVIGEAQEITTDVVVVGGGASGSAAALAAAERGVKVVVLEKAPSVGGAGKLASGLFAVGSSQEKAKKINFTSDDLFVRMMDYNHYLSNAALTRAVIDKSASTIDWLQKYGVDTYLSDKNPQQAQDEDPIRWQIYHHYKDTRAAFDNMYANLAKMGGTLMTRTTGQSLIKNENGDVTGVIATKADGGRLTVHARAVILATGGFGGNKKMLSDVMLTDNISLLAWANHGEGVKMAWQAGAAQWNVQSALLHANKLVGVDAQQGSGFNDSPLIRLLKSPLLWVDVSGQRFADEGLVYDTAYWSNASYSVGGNYFIVVDTPTLKAYSQGQLPFDISGAGAPNPTGAGDFVALSEAGVKSGNVLKGNTLAELAKNAGMAPEKLSATIATYNQMVKNKKDTLYLKNARYLTFPVSTGPFYAFKAQEVSLSTLGGVRVNEQLQATDKNIKSIPGLYVVGNDAAGFYTTPAYPPYQGLANGYAFNTGRIAGENAAQFVKGAK, from the coding sequence ATGACCGGCGCGACGGAAACCAGCAACGCGGTGAAAAAGGCCGCGGAAGCGGCGCTGGCGCAATCCGGCGCCGACGTCGGACGCTATAAACAGCAAATAGCGAAGGTCATCGGAGAAGCGCAGGAAATCACCACGGACGTGGTGGTGGTCGGCGGCGGCGCATCCGGTTCGGCGGCGGCGCTGGCCGCGGCGGAGCGCGGCGTCAAGGTGGTGGTGCTGGAAAAGGCGCCGTCGGTCGGCGGTGCGGGCAAGCTGGCGAGCGGCCTGTTTGCGGTCGGCTCGTCGCAGGAGAAGGCGAAGAAGATCAATTTCACCTCGGATGATCTGTTCGTCCGCATGATGGATTACAACCATTACCTCTCGAATGCGGCGCTGACGCGCGCGGTGATCGACAAGTCCGCCTCAACCATCGACTGGTTGCAGAAATACGGCGTCGACACCTATCTGTCCGACAAGAATCCCCAGCAGGCTCAGGATGAGGATCCGATTCGCTGGCAGATTTACCACCACTACAAAGACACCCGGGCCGCGTTCGACAACATGTATGCGAACCTGGCCAAAATGGGCGGCACGCTGATGACCCGGACGACCGGCCAGTCGCTTATCAAAAATGAGAACGGGGACGTCACCGGCGTGATTGCCACCAAAGCGGACGGCGGCCGTCTGACGGTGCATGCGCGTGCGGTCATCCTCGCTACCGGCGGGTTCGGCGGCAACAAGAAGATGCTGTCCGACGTGATGCTGACCGATAACATCTCGCTGCTGGCCTGGGCCAATCACGGTGAGGGTGTGAAGATGGCCTGGCAAGCCGGCGCGGCGCAGTGGAATGTTCAGTCGGCGTTGTTGCACGCCAACAAACTGGTGGGCGTGGACGCGCAGCAGGGCAGCGGTTTCAACGACAGCCCGCTGATCCGGCTGTTGAAGTCGCCGTTGCTGTGGGTTGATGTGTCCGGTCAGCGTTTTGCCGATGAGGGCCTGGTGTATGACACCGCGTACTGGTCCAACGCCAGCTACAGTGTGGGCGGCAACTATTTCATCGTGGTGGATACCCCAACGCTGAAGGCCTACAGCCAGGGTCAATTGCCGTTCGACATTTCCGGCGCGGGTGCGCCCAACCCCACCGGTGCGGGCGATTTCGTCGCGCTGAGCGAGGCGGGCGTCAAATCGGGCAATGTCCTCAAAGGGAATACGCTGGCCGAGCTGGCGAAAAACGCCGGCATGGCGCCGGAAAAACTCTCCGCGACCATCGCGACTTACAACCAGATGGTGAAAAACAAAAAAGACACGCTCTACCTCAAGAATGCCAGGTATCTGACGTTCCCCGTCAGCACCGGGCCGTTCTACGCCTTCAAGGCGCAGGAAGTCAGCTTGAGTACGCTGGGCGGGGTGCGCGTCAACGAGCAATTACAGGCCACGGATAAGAATATTAAATCGATACCGGGTTTGTACGTGGTCGGCAACGACGCCGCCGGGTTCTATACCACGCCGGCTTATCCCCCTTATCAGGGGCTGGCGAACGGTTATGCCTTCAACACCGGACGCATCGCCGGCGAAAACGCGGCGCAGTTCGTGAAAGGGGCGAAATAA
- a CDS encoding carbohydrate porin: protein MKKTLLEYFASLVSPAAYYSSALLLWPACSIAAGDAPLSETGEWLEQHGVGVHLQASQFYFTNPSAGLQTHESEALTMLFAGADVDLERMNLIPGGKVHFLQLWVPFSHNWDYGTQVGDTLVGNPPPYIPQTAHLMRFTYEQTWGVDDRYSLEFGKSNPGMYFGTPQCDSPMACVNTLLVNSVGYSAMPYSGWGARMAWRATPQLTAGVGGWRTYRGYPFTNGWEEGFRGDGKGENALLAANLVSRQDWRDARYPLNWELMATHSFRSYNEPYYTVNGTSQVTDGSAAARRDSGVSALYVGAKKALWRQDGGRDADNRHPTAISGYADMTYLLNEQVDNGLGSLLHTGLILSSPWASRPLDSYSLNVSWLRLTSDEQRFLTDAFHSAGGRGWSPDRNQYQASLTANLFLTPDVELQLIGSRTWKMNNWGNPYTSLIPQNGWSFVIQANLYLDTLLGLTPRR from the coding sequence ATGAAAAAGACATTATTAGAATATTTTGCCTCTCTGGTTTCACCCGCTGCTTATTATTCCTCCGCCTTGTTGTTATGGCCCGCCTGCAGCATTGCCGCCGGCGACGCACCCCTGAGCGAAACCGGGGAATGGCTGGAACAGCACGGCGTCGGCGTGCATTTGCAGGCGAGCCAATTTTATTTCACCAACCCCAGCGCCGGTTTGCAGACGCATGAGTCGGAAGCCTTGACCATGCTGTTTGCCGGCGCGGATGTCGATTTGGAACGGATGAACCTGATCCCCGGCGGCAAGGTGCACTTTTTGCAGCTGTGGGTGCCGTTCAGCCACAACTGGGATTACGGCACCCAGGTCGGGGATACGCTGGTGGGGAATCCGCCGCCCTATATTCCCCAGACTGCGCACCTGATGCGTTTTACCTATGAACAGACCTGGGGTGTTGATGATCGCTACTCGCTGGAGTTCGGCAAAAGCAACCCGGGTATGTATTTCGGCACGCCGCAGTGCGACTCCCCAATGGCCTGTGTGAATACGCTGTTGGTCAATTCGGTCGGGTATTCCGCCATGCCGTACTCCGGCTGGGGGGCGCGTATGGCCTGGCGTGCGACGCCGCAACTCACGGCCGGCGTCGGCGGATGGCGTACCTATCGGGGCTATCCGTTTACCAACGGCTGGGAAGAAGGATTCCGGGGCGACGGCAAAGGGGAAAACGCGCTGCTGGCGGCCAACCTGGTCAGCCGTCAGGACTGGCGCGACGCACGCTATCCGCTGAACTGGGAACTGATGGCGACGCATAGCTTCCGCAGCTACAACGAGCCTTATTACACCGTGAACGGTACGTCGCAGGTGACGGACGGCAGCGCGGCGGCCCGCCGTGATTCCGGCGTCAGCGCGTTGTACGTCGGCGCTAAAAAAGCGCTCTGGCGCCAGGACGGCGGGCGTGATGCCGATAACCGGCACCCGACGGCGATCAGCGGCTATGCGGATATGACCTATCTGCTTAACGAGCAGGTGGATAACGGGCTGGGGTCGCTGTTGCATACCGGTCTGATCCTGTCTTCGCCCTGGGCGTCTCGCCCGCTCGACAGTTACAGCCTGAACGTCAGTTGGCTGCGTTTAACCAGCGACGAACAGCGCTTTCTGACCGATGCATTCCACAGCGCCGGAGGGCGCGGCTGGTCGCCGGATCGCAATCAATATCAGGCGAGCCTGACCGCCAATCTGTTCCTGACCCCGGATGTTGAGCTACAGCTCATCGGTTCGCGCACCTGGAAGATGAACAACTGGGGCAATCCCTACACCAGTTTGATCCCGCAAAATGGCTGGTCGTTTGTGATCCAGGCCAACCTGTATCTGGATACCCTGCTGGGGCTGACCCCCAGACGTTAA
- the nrfD gene encoding NrfD/PsrC family molybdoenzyme membrane anchor subunit, with the protein MINNAFHFDTLVWDWPIAIYLFVLGIASGMVIIALGLQRHLPAEQRLRFQYRAAVGAPLMVAIGLTLLVFHLTRPLSFWYVMRYYNPGSVMSLGVMLFQIFFLALAFWWLQLGRHWLMQQAQRYRGGVGAALSGLGRLGNQLDRHARQLNGVLALLAVLLGVYTGFLLSTLKGFPLLNNGLLPVLFLNSGVISGLAVLSLCHACSASSPETARAVSPLLHRIERGCLLLEALLLTAFFFGLYTGGGAKTDAAVTALQGFWGGVFWIGVAGIGIVLPLLLSLRRHTGRYATVVMAVLALLSVLSFRFFILYAGQMVTA; encoded by the coding sequence ATGATTAACAACGCTTTTCACTTCGATACGCTGGTGTGGGACTGGCCTATCGCCATCTACCTGTTTGTCCTCGGTATTGCCTCGGGCATGGTGATCATCGCGCTTGGTCTGCAACGCCATCTTCCGGCGGAACAACGCCTCCGGTTTCAGTACCGCGCCGCCGTCGGCGCACCGTTAATGGTCGCCATCGGCCTGACGCTGCTGGTGTTCCACCTCACCCGGCCGCTGTCCTTCTGGTATGTGATGCGGTATTACAACCCCGGTTCGGTCATGTCGCTGGGCGTCATGCTGTTCCAGATCTTCTTCCTGGCGCTGGCGTTCTGGTGGCTGCAACTCGGCCGCCACTGGCTGATGCAGCAGGCGCAGCGGTATCGAGGGGGAGTCGGCGCCGCGTTAAGCGGGCTCGGACGGCTGGGAAACCAGCTCGATCGCCATGCCCGGCAACTTAACGGCGTGCTGGCGCTGCTGGCCGTACTGCTCGGCGTCTATACTGGCTTCCTGCTGTCGACGCTGAAAGGTTTTCCCTTGCTGAACAATGGGCTGCTTCCGGTGTTATTCCTGAATTCCGGGGTCATCTCCGGTCTGGCCGTGCTGTCGCTGTGTCATGCTTGCAGTGCATCGTCGCCAGAGACGGCGAGGGCGGTTTCGCCGTTGCTGCACCGGATTGAGCGCGGATGCCTGCTGCTGGAAGCGCTGCTGCTGACTGCGTTTTTCTTTGGCCTGTATACCGGCGGCGGCGCCAAAACCGACGCGGCCGTCACGGCGTTGCAGGGGTTCTGGGGCGGCGTGTTCTGGATTGGCGTGGCGGGCATCGGCATCGTACTGCCGCTGTTGCTGTCGTTACGGCGCCATACCGGGCGATACGCTACCGTCGTGATGGCGGTGCTGGCGCTGCTGAGTGTGCTGTCGTTCCGCTTTTTTATTCTGTATGCCGGGCAGATGGTGACGGCCTGA
- a CDS encoding 4Fe-4S dicluster domain-containing protein: MRYTRRELLRNLGSCTVLLVGGAPLQLILARENVATGVRYAMLHDESRCIGCQACVAACKKTNQVPDGVSRLQVLPNPTKVEAAPAGTPPVRQFFRRSCQHCDNPPCVSACPTGASYKDPATGIVDVHHDRCVGCRYCLAACPYHVRFIHPESRTADKCNFCRDTQLAKGYLPACVQICPMKALTFGDINDPNSDISQAIRSKLVYRTKRYLGTGPNLYRVAGKQGEIQINRT; the protein is encoded by the coding sequence ATGCGTTATACAAGACGAGAACTACTTAGGAACCTGGGTTCCTGTACCGTGCTGTTGGTGGGGGGCGCCCCGCTGCAACTGATTTTGGCCAGAGAAAACGTCGCCACCGGCGTTCGTTATGCCATGCTGCACGACGAAAGCCGCTGTATCGGTTGTCAGGCATGCGTCGCCGCCTGTAAGAAAACCAACCAGGTTCCGGATGGCGTAAGCCGGTTACAGGTGCTGCCCAATCCCACCAAGGTTGAGGCTGCGCCGGCCGGCACGCCGCCGGTGCGCCAGTTTTTCCGCCGTTCCTGCCAGCACTGCGATAATCCACCCTGCGTCAGCGCTTGCCCCACCGGCGCTTCCTATAAAGACCCGGCGACCGGCATCGTCGATGTCCACCACGACCGCTGCGTCGGTTGCCGCTACTGTCTGGCGGCCTGCCCTTACCATGTACGCTTCATCCATCCGGAAAGCCGCACCGCCGACAAGTGCAATTTCTGCCGCGATACCCAACTGGCGAAGGGATATCTGCCCGCCTGCGTACAGATTTGCCCGATGAAAGCGCTAACCTTCGGCGATATTAACGACCCCAACAGCGACATTTCCCAGGCCATCCGCAGCAAGCTGGTCTACCGCACCAAGCGCTATCTCGGCACCGGGCCGAACCTGTACCGGGTTGCCGGCAAGCAGGGCGAAATCCAGATCAACCGTACCTAA
- a CDS encoding LysR family transcriptional regulator produces the protein MKIQLLREFIMLSESLNFTRAAQKMNITQPVLSRHMKEMEEIFGTELFRRDTHKVALTSAGELLFSEVRKVIQQYDSSVSVMRTFTGQSRHSLSITFLGEAIRQLLVELVDNFQRQHQEVMVDCRDSELDEALVLLEEGQCDLGFLIRPNFMAQRENFCSLPFQTDPLCVAVNRHHPLAGRGRVSLREVVDWPVIRVDPREFAQSEHYSTHFLRRHGFEFSLYKEYSNLKSCCFNLELNRSVVLLMPKHRGYLLGKNSVLLELEEADCGFVLELVWVKQNLNPSASLFIREFRAFLGNDMAG, from the coding sequence ATGAAAATCCAGCTATTGCGTGAATTTATTATGTTGTCCGAATCCTTGAATTTTACCCGGGCGGCGCAAAAGATGAATATCACGCAACCGGTGCTCAGCCGACATATGAAAGAGATGGAGGAAATATTCGGCACCGAGTTATTTCGGCGCGATACGCATAAAGTCGCGCTCACCAGCGCCGGGGAATTATTATTTTCTGAAGTCCGTAAAGTGATCCAGCAATATGACAGCTCGGTATCGGTGATGCGTACCTTTACCGGACAGAGCCGCCACAGTTTATCGATCACGTTTCTGGGGGAAGCCATCCGCCAACTGCTGGTCGAACTGGTGGATAATTTCCAGCGGCAACATCAGGAAGTGATGGTGGATTGCCGCGATAGCGAGCTGGACGAAGCGCTGGTATTGCTGGAAGAAGGCCAGTGCGATTTGGGGTTCCTGATTCGCCCCAATTTTATGGCGCAGCGTGAAAATTTCTGTTCGTTACCGTTTCAGACTGACCCGCTGTGCGTGGCGGTAAACCGACACCACCCGTTGGCCGGCCGCGGCCGGGTATCGCTGCGGGAGGTGGTTGACTGGCCGGTGATCCGCGTCGACCCGCGGGAGTTCGCCCAGTCGGAGCATTACAGTACCCATTTCCTCCGCCGTCATGGGTTTGAATTCAGCCTGTATAAGGAGTATTCGAACCTGAAATCCTGCTGTTTCAATCTGGAGCTGAACCGTTCCGTGGTGCTGCTGATGCCGAAGCACCGCGGCTATTTGCTGGGTAAAAACAGCGTGCTGCTGGAGCTGGAAGAAGCGGATTGCGGGTTCGTGCTGGAATTGGTGTGGGTAAAACAGAACCTGAACCCTTCGGCAAGCCTGTTCATTCGGGAGTTCCGGGCGTTTCTCGGCAACGACATGGCGGGGTGA
- a CDS encoding enoyl-CoA hydratase/isomerase family protein, producing the protein MVIKANFESDHGKRKEMSHKELGTIPHMPFEEYSERLKHCFTMKRENGILEARLHTNGDSLQWGAPAHQGLHYFFDWAGRDPDNEVIILGGTGPDFMKGIGRLDEKGNWQPATEFASAPEEAWKMYEYQYYDGTNDIEGQVFDVEVPTIGVWNGAAFHTDLVLFSDITLCTEDAWTTEMHYRVNMVPGDGIQIAWRELMGRKRYAYAELTGEIITARKALALGMVNEICPDIESCYTRAHEIAELIMKTGTRVTRRMTTQQLRKPWKEDIANELRNAFATEMFVTATEHSPHEINYWNWAHEEAELVRAAEKRGKVIRPRIGGGQEEEEIK; encoded by the coding sequence ATGGTGATTAAAGCCAATTTCGAATCCGATCACGGAAAAAGAAAAGAAATGTCCCACAAGGAACTGGGGACGATTCCCCACATGCCTTTTGAAGAATATTCGGAACGACTCAAACACTGTTTCACCATGAAGCGTGAAAACGGCATCCTCGAAGCGCGCCTGCATACCAACGGCGACAGTCTGCAATGGGGGGCGCCGGCGCATCAGGGTCTGCACTACTTCTTCGACTGGGCCGGCAGGGATCCGGACAACGAGGTCATCATCCTGGGGGGAACCGGGCCGGACTTTATGAAAGGCATCGGCCGTCTTGATGAAAAAGGCAACTGGCAACCGGCCACCGAATTTGCTTCCGCGCCGGAAGAAGCCTGGAAAATGTATGAATATCAATACTATGATGGCACCAACGATATCGAAGGCCAGGTGTTCGACGTCGAAGTACCGACCATCGGGGTCTGGAACGGCGCCGCATTCCATACCGATCTGGTGCTGTTCAGCGATATTACCCTGTGTACCGAAGACGCCTGGACCACTGAAATGCACTACCGCGTCAACATGGTGCCCGGCGACGGCATCCAGATCGCCTGGCGGGAATTGATGGGCCGCAAACGTTACGCCTACGCCGAACTGACCGGCGAGATCATCACCGCCCGTAAAGCGCTGGCGCTCGGTATGGTCAACGAAATCTGCCCGGATATCGAATCCTGCTATACACGCGCCCATGAAATCGCCGAGCTGATCATGAAGACCGGGACGCGCGTCACCCGCCGCATGACCACCCAGCAGTTGCGTAAACCCTGGAAGGAAGATATCGCCAACGAACTGCGTAACGCCTTCGCCACTGAAATGTTCGTCACTGCGACGGAACATTCTCCGCACGAAATCAACTACTGGAACTGGGCGCACGAAGAAGCTGAGTTGGTGCGCGCCGCCGAGAAACGCGGCAAGGTCATCCGTCCGAGAATCGGCGGTGGTCAGGAAGAAGAAGAAATCAAGTAA
- a CDS encoding BKACE family enzyme, whose protein sequence is MNTGDDVIISAALTGAVTPKDINEHIPLSPEEIAEDAYRCWRAGAAVVHLHMRDEQGLGTMDRERFAETIRLLRRHKDCDVIINCTTSGDSRASDSQRQAHVAMLDGIEMASWDAGSFNWMPGGVFVNSPQFLGQLGGILTERGIKPEVEIFDSGMLGVANYFVETGKLRAPLHYQFCLGVPGGMPASVENLHYLATHIPPGSTWSAFGIGKHHLPILFTALALGGHVRVGLEDNVYFSKGEKATNAQLVTRAAQAVRLFGKQVATPDIARKILGIPPLAAD, encoded by the coding sequence ATGAATACCGGAGATGACGTCATTATTTCCGCCGCCCTGACCGGGGCGGTAACGCCGAAAGATATCAACGAGCATATCCCGCTGAGCCCGGAGGAAATCGCCGAGGACGCCTACCGTTGCTGGCGGGCGGGCGCGGCGGTGGTTCATCTGCATATGCGTGATGAACAGGGGCTGGGCACGATGGATCGCGAACGCTTCGCCGAAACCATCCGTCTGCTGCGCCGCCATAAAGACTGCGATGTCATCATCAACTGTACGACGTCCGGCGACAGCCGGGCCAGCGATAGCCAACGGCAGGCCCATGTCGCCATGCTGGACGGCATCGAAATGGCGTCGTGGGACGCCGGTTCCTTCAACTGGATGCCCGGCGGCGTGTTCGTCAATTCGCCGCAGTTTCTCGGCCAGTTGGGCGGGATCCTGACTGAGCGGGGCATCAAGCCGGAAGTGGAAATCTTCGACAGCGGCATGCTGGGCGTCGCCAACTATTTTGTCGAAACCGGTAAGCTGCGCGCGCCGCTTCACTATCAGTTCTGCCTCGGCGTCCCCGGCGGTATGCCCGCGTCGGTGGAGAACCTGCACTATCTGGCGACCCATATCCCGCCCGGTTCCACCTGGTCGGCTTTTGGCATCGGCAAACACCACCTTCCCATTCTGTTCACCGCGCTGGCGCTGGGCGGGCATGTGCGCGTAGGGCTGGAGGATAACGTCTATTTCAGCAAAGGCGAGAAAGCCACCAACGCGCAGTTGGTGACGCGCGCAGCACAGGCCGTGCGGCTGTTCGGCAAGCAGGTGGCGACGCCGGACATCGCCAGAAAAATACTGGGTATTCCGCCGCTGGCGGCCGACTGA
- a CDS encoding thiolase family protein: MKEAVIVAAARTPIGRCRGMLAPVPAHQLGALAVREAVLRAGIAPEQIDDVIFANLMNHEINNMGRMVALEAGLPVTVPGITLDRQCAASLNALAYGAIQIMAGFADVIVAGGVESDSRRTWMLEKTDTAYAVQPPRFVDIHTTPDRFGNPPMGITAENVAAKYGFSRRQLDEFAQRSHQRAAGALQAGRFEEQIVPVMLTDKKGRESWVQQDEAIRPECSLEGLAALRPSFLPDGVVTAGNSSPMSDGAGAVVMMERELAERSGREILAVFRGYAAAGVEPGLMGLGPIPATAKLLKQAGLNVGDIDLWELNEAFAAQSLACIREIGMDPDRVNPNGGAIAMGHPLAGTGAILATKTVYDMRRRNLHNAVITFCVGGGQGVAVLLTRE; this comes from the coding sequence ATGAAAGAAGCAGTGATTGTAGCGGCGGCACGCACGCCGATTGGCCGCTGCCGGGGAATGCTGGCCCCGGTGCCGGCACACCAGTTGGGGGCTCTGGCGGTCCGCGAAGCGGTACTTCGCGCCGGGATCGCGCCCGAACAGATCGACGATGTCATCTTCGCCAATCTCATGAATCACGAAATCAACAACATGGGGCGCATGGTGGCGCTGGAGGCCGGGCTGCCGGTGACGGTGCCGGGCATCACGCTGGATCGCCAGTGCGCCGCCTCGCTCAATGCGCTGGCGTATGGCGCCATCCAGATCATGGCGGGGTTCGCCGACGTGATTGTCGCCGGCGGGGTGGAAAGCGACTCCCGGCGAACCTGGATGCTGGAGAAAACCGATACCGCCTACGCCGTTCAGCCGCCGCGCTTCGTGGATATCCACACCACGCCGGATCGGTTTGGTAATCCGCCGATGGGGATCACCGCGGAAAACGTGGCGGCGAAATACGGGTTTAGCCGTCGGCAACTGGATGAGTTTGCGCAGCGCAGCCATCAACGGGCCGCCGGCGCGTTGCAGGCAGGAAGGTTCGAGGAACAGATCGTGCCGGTGATGCTGACCGACAAGAAAGGGCGGGAAAGCTGGGTACAGCAGGATGAAGCCATCCGCCCCGAGTGTTCGCTGGAAGGGCTGGCGGCGTTGCGGCCGAGTTTCCTGCCCGACGGCGTGGTGACGGCGGGCAACAGTTCGCCGATGAGCGACGGCGCCGGCGCGGTGGTGATGATGGAACGCGAGCTGGCGGAACGGAGCGGGCGCGAGATCCTGGCGGTATTCCGCGGTTATGCCGCCGCTGGCGTAGAACCCGGTTTGATGGGGCTGGGGCCGATCCCCGCGACGGCCAAACTGCTCAAACAGGCCGGGCTGAACGTCGGCGATATCGACCTGTGGGAATTGAACGAGGCGTTTGCCGCCCAGTCGCTGGCCTGTATCCGTGAAATCGGCATGGATCCGGATCGGGTCAACCCGAATGGGGGCGCCATCGCCATGGGACACCCGCTGGCGGGAACCGGCGCCATTCTGGCCACCAAGACCGTCTATGACATGCGCCGACGTAACCTGCATAACGCCGTGATCACATTCTGCGTCGGCGGCGGGCAGGGCGTGGCCGTACTGCTGACGAGGGAATAA
- a CDS encoding CoA transferase subunit A, with translation MTEKFALPDEIIALFKDGQTLMCGGFANHGVPNRLIDCVIASGARHFTLISNDSGDADLTIGRLIHLGLVDKLIASHIGRNTETVALVAAGKLALELVPQGSLAERMRSGGSGLGGVLTKTGLGTVAEQGKQRIDIDGETWLLETALRADIGLVRARSADPLGNLTYRGTMRNFNPLVAKACAMTLVDADMLVDLDELGVDDIATPGVYVDKILTMEGQRP, from the coding sequence ATGACGGAAAAATTCGCGTTACCCGATGAAATCATCGCGCTGTTCAAGGATGGGCAGACGCTGATGTGCGGCGGTTTCGCCAATCATGGCGTGCCTAACCGGCTGATCGACTGCGTGATTGCGAGCGGAGCCCGGCATTTCACGCTGATTTCCAACGACAGCGGCGACGCCGATCTGACCATCGGCCGCCTGATTCACCTCGGGCTGGTGGATAAGCTGATCGCCTCCCATATCGGGCGCAACACCGAAACGGTCGCGCTGGTGGCGGCGGGTAAGCTGGCGCTGGAGCTGGTGCCGCAGGGCAGCCTGGCGGAGCGTATGCGCAGCGGCGGTTCCGGCCTGGGCGGGGTGCTGACCAAAACCGGGCTCGGCACCGTGGCGGAACAGGGCAAGCAGCGGATTGACATCGATGGCGAAACCTGGCTGCTGGAGACGGCGCTGCGGGCGGATATCGGGCTGGTGCGCGCCCGCAGCGCCGACCCGTTAGGCAACCTGACCTACCGTGGCACGATGCGTAATTTCAATCCGCTGGTGGCCAAGGCCTGCGCCATGACGCTGGTGGATGCGGACATGCTGGTGGATCTTGACGAACTCGGTGTCGATGACATCGCGACGCCCGGCGTGTACGTGGACAAGATTTTGACGATGGAGGGACAACGGCCATGA
- a CDS encoding succinyl-CoA--3-ketoacid-CoA transferase — protein sequence MNPRNRIARRAAEYFSAGDVVNLGIGIPSLCSDYAEPGVMFHTENGLVGMGPLASGIQAVEGFSNATAMRFVPVPGASAFDSAESFALVRSGKLAASVLGGLQVSATGDLANWAQPGRVFGMGGAMDLVNGARKVIITMELCTRDGQPKIVNTCSYPLTGQRCVDHIVTEQCVIDVTRDGLMLVELLEGLTPDDIQRQVEPRLLISSRLKTLQP from the coding sequence ATGAACCCACGTAACCGTATTGCCCGCCGCGCGGCGGAATACTTCTCGGCGGGGGATGTCGTCAATCTGGGCATCGGCATCCCCAGCCTGTGCAGCGACTATGCCGAACCCGGCGTGATGTTCCATACCGAAAACGGATTGGTCGGCATGGGGCCGCTGGCGTCCGGCATACAGGCGGTGGAAGGGTTTTCCAACGCGACGGCCATGCGCTTTGTGCCGGTGCCGGGGGCCAGCGCGTTCGACAGCGCCGAATCCTTCGCGCTGGTGCGTTCCGGCAAGCTGGCGGCGTCGGTGCTGGGCGGGTTGCAGGTATCGGCAACCGGCGATCTGGCCAACTGGGCGCAGCCCGGCCGGGTGTTCGGCATGGGCGGCGCGATGGATCTGGTTAACGGCGCGCGCAAGGTCATCATCACCATGGAACTCTGTACCCGCGACGGCCAGCCGAAAATCGTCAATACCTGCAGCTATCCGTTGACCGGGCAGCGTTGTGTCGACCACATCGTGACGGAACAGTGCGTCATCGATGTCACGCGCGACGGCCTGATGTTGGTGGAACTGCTGGAGGGGCTGACGCCTGACGACATTCAGCGCCAGGTGGAGCCGCGTTTGCTGATTTCCAGCCGGTTGAAAACCCTACAACCCTGA